A single window of Colletes latitarsis isolate SP2378_abdomen chromosome 11, iyColLati1, whole genome shotgun sequence DNA harbors:
- the LOC143347658 gene encoding uncharacterized protein LOC143347658 yields MEATEMEKPLVKDLNEHIVCPLCRGYLIDATTLVECLHSFCRGCIVRRLSSGARACPVCNIATSPPLLPDVKLQQLVYLVVPGLFRSELERRRHFRLVNPQCPPLVPPLGALDLTLDDFVSLSLCELEELEEEAPGQSPGNNDADQTSNVETIRVRNTRYLKCPAGVTVRHLLRLLMLKRGWEETSSHGANVNAIEMLCEKYNEEYGSMETIVLDQSWTLLDLARIFGWKREEPMKLFYRMARKTDVVPVPRVSSYNDETTKDATTMENIQRPPTPPPSPKPVQECEVEACRILESSTEPPRSLETNLERDKEPKAKKPRCEVTPVIRTPDLVSMQTNHAPEGSKTKELARLEHRKRRKRRNKRVIAEITTTPREDLLKLKVRLTPCPPRITSSTGSGQAKEKLLQMRAVRREKIKGTGIGQQRSSSSLVRDEGAGAKENIGETEETIEEIIDSIPDEVVRIAQNITTPGEEASAEQRGATSTCRSTPKSKEETESEAAKPSEEIVGERPKKDEEILRRLGLVAVNEANDKTKQRAQNNSEKVEHLNREKLEKQLRESKANRVRSLLAEKQMRDALKSIMSKTKEEQPSSVQVNAVPKKKGPPPLAPLRVAKPSGFAASSAILEPNNSKYETPLDLSSGGTVHNNVLDLSANLSIGNFCSLSSSSSSSSSTPSPCSSSSSSGSSSSSVPSLNPRTPRSTIAPGGLLRGKTKNPDQQQRGQESNLVTLSDAAVSLLSGCITDKNSVDPLVLGSANIASKVALRIPQPHQRISGFGMKIKPNLGVRHIPNPQAVVASQYRNQRASYFNTASQQPP; encoded by the exons ATGGAGGCGACAGAGATGGAGAAGCCGCTGGTCAAAGACTTGAACGAACATATCGTGTGTCCTCTATGTAGGGGCTACCTCATAGACGCAACGACTCTCGTGGAATGTCTGCATTCTT TTTGCAGAGGTTGCATAGTAAGACGGTTGAGCAGCGGTGCCCGAGCGTGTCCTGTATGCAACATCGCGACGTCTCCGCCTCTTCTGCCGGACGTAAAGCTACAACAACTGGTGTATCTGGTGGTACCGGGTCTTTTCCGGTCCGAGCTCGAACGAAGGCGTCACTTCCGGCTCGTAAACCCGCAATGTCCACCTTTGGTCCCGCCGTTGGGGGCTCTCGACTTGACCTTGGACGATTTTGTCAGCTTGAGCCTGTGCGAGCTCGAGGAGTTGGAAGAGGAGGCGCCTGGCCAGTCACCGGGAAACAACGACGCTGACCAGACGTCGAACGTGGAAACAATTCGAGTCAGAAACACGCGATACCTAAAATGTCCGGCCGGTGTAACGGTTCGACACCTCCTGAGACTGCTGATGCTAAAGAGGGGCTGGGAGGAAACGAGTTCTCACGGGGCAAACGTCAACGCCATAGAGATGCTCTGCGAAAAGTACAACGAAGAATACGGTAGCATGGAAACGATAGTTCTGGACCAGTCTTGGACGCTGCTGGACCTTGCACGCATATTCGGCTGGAAAAGA GAAGAGCCAATGAAGCTGTTTTACCGGATGGCGCGAAAAACGGACGTCGTCCCCGTCCCTCGAGTGAGTTCTTACAACGACGAGACGACCAAGGATGCCACGACTATGGAAAACATTCAAAGGCCGCCGACGCCGCCGCCGAGTCCCAAGCCTGTCCAGGAATGCGAAGTCGAGGCTTGTAGGATTTTAGAAAGTAGCACCGAGCCGCCTCGATCTCTGGAGACGAATCTGGAACGCGACAAAGAGCCGAAAGCGAAGAAACCCCGTTGCGAGGTGACGCCCGTCATACGAACGCCCGATCTGGTGTCGATGCAGACCAACCACGCGCCAGAGGGCTCGAAGACCAAAGAGTTGGCCAGGCTGGAGCATCGGAAACGCAGGAAACGACGAAACAAGCGCGTGATCGCCGAGATCACGACTACGCCGCGTGAGGATCTGTTGAAGTTGAAGGTACGTCTGACGCCCTGTCCGCCGAGGATCACGTCGAGCACAGGCAGCGGCCAGGCGAAGGAGAAGCTGCTACAGATGAGGGCCGTTAGAAGGGAGAAGATCAAAGGCACAGGGATAGGTCAGCAACGATCGTCGAGCTCGTTGGTTCGAGACGAGGGGGCAGGCGCGAAAGAAAACATCGGGGAAACCGAGGAAACGATAGAGGAGATCATAGACAGCATACCGGACGAGGTGGTCAGAATCGCACAAAACATAACTACTCCGGGAGAGGAGGCGTCCGCCGAGCAAAGAGGCGCCACGTCGACGTGCAGGTCTACGCCCAAGTCGAAGGAAGAGACGGAATCGGAGGCTGCGAAGCCGTCGGAGGAAATCGTCGGGGAACGCCCGAAGAAAGACGAGGAGATCCTTCGACGATTGGGTTTGGTGGCGGTGAACGAGGCGAACGACAAGACGAAGCAACGCGCCCAGAACAACAGCGAGAAGGTCGAGCACTTGAATCGGGAGAAGCTCGAGAAGCAACTGCGCGAGAGCAAAGCCAATCGAGTGAGGAGCTTGCTGGCGGAGAAACAAATGCGCGACGCGCTGAAGAGCATAATGTCGAAAACAAAAGAGGAGCAACCCTCGTCCGTGCAGGTGAACGCCGTTCCGAAGAAGAAAGGCCCGCCGCCACTGGCGCCCCTGCGAGTCGCGAAACCTTCGGGCTTCGCCGCGTCGAGCGCCATTTTGGAACCGAACAATTCCAAATACGAGACCCCGTTGGACCTGAGCAGCGGCGGAACCGTGCACAACAACGTACTCGATCTGTCGGCCAATCTGTCCATCGGTAACTTCTGCTCGTTATCCTCCTCGTCTTCGTCCTCTTCTTCTACGCCTTCCCCTTGCTCCTCCTCGTCCTCGTCAGGGTCCTCGTCCTCTTCCGTGCCCTCGCTGAACCCCAGGACGCCGCGTTCGACGATCGCACCGGGTGGCTTGCTGCGCGGGAAAACGAAGAATCCGGACCAGCAACAACGGGGTCAGGAATCTAATCTGGTCACGCTCTCCGACGCGGCGGTGTCCTTACTGAGCGGATGCATTACCGACAAGAACTCTGTGGATCCTTTGGTGCTCGGCTCGGCCAACATCGCCAGCAAAGTGGCGCTCCGGATACCGCAACCGCACCAGAGAATCTCTGGTTTCGGGATGAAAATCAAGCCGAACCTCGGCGTCAGGCACATACCTAACCCACAGGCGGTGGTCGCCTCGCAGTACAGGAATCAAAGGGCCAGTTACTTCAACACAGCCTCTCAGCAACCGCCGTAA